The Marinilongibacter aquaticus genome has a window encoding:
- the nadE gene encoding NAD(+) synthase, whose amino-acid sequence MKLLKVGSGVVNQTPMDWEQNKANLVETIEAAKEAHVDILCLPELAITAYGCEDAFHSPNLCEQAIESLLDIKEHCVGMIVCVGLPLSFNSRLYNTACLIANRQILGFVCKQHLPNYGIFYEDRWFQRWPAGQKSVVQIGHQTYPIGDLLFEIDGIRIGIEICEDAWVPQRPGEKQFRHGVDIILNPSASPFEFFKFQTRERLIIESSRMYNCTYIYANLLGNEAGRLIFDGDAQIASNGQLLASSPRFSYANHTLTTAIVDLETALVDAMKIKTRGENIDNLIRYDYALDNDHAPVIQEAELEPFEKGGFLKEEEFARGVCLALFDYLRKSRSQGFTISLSGGADSSSIAALCGLMIRLGDESIGLEAFKNKLAHIAKIQEKETVEDIGREIIYTIYQGTENSSDETRNSARALAESVGAKFYSIEINELVAQYTQLIEEQIDRKLTWENDDIALQNIQARVRAPSVWLLTNITNNLLLSTSNRSEAAVGYATMDGDTAGSLSPIAGIDKHWLRKWLIWLEKTGCEVKGKHIRIEGLKYVNALNPTAELRPKEFAQTDEKDLMPYEILDAIEKLAIKDKKSPLEAFRYLECQFNSAFSRSQLAFWIKRFYTLWSRNQWKRERYAISFHLDNRNLDPRSWCRFPILSGGFKKELEELEDYLSGLPSKKSGGIGFRQKN is encoded by the coding sequence ATGAAACTGTTGAAAGTAGGCTCTGGGGTAGTCAACCAAACTCCGATGGATTGGGAACAAAACAAAGCCAATCTCGTCGAGACAATAGAAGCGGCCAAAGAAGCCCATGTGGATATCCTTTGCTTACCTGAACTGGCCATTACCGCCTATGGCTGTGAAGATGCTTTCCATTCGCCTAATTTATGCGAACAGGCCATCGAATCGCTTTTAGACATAAAAGAGCACTGTGTCGGCATGATTGTCTGTGTGGGCCTCCCTCTTTCATTCAACAGCCGCCTTTACAATACCGCTTGCCTTATTGCCAATCGGCAAATTCTGGGTTTCGTGTGCAAGCAACATTTACCCAATTACGGGATATTTTATGAAGACCGCTGGTTTCAGCGTTGGCCCGCAGGCCAAAAAAGCGTCGTGCAAATTGGGCATCAAACCTACCCTATCGGCGACTTGCTTTTTGAAATCGACGGCATACGCATCGGCATTGAAATCTGTGAAGACGCCTGGGTTCCGCAAAGACCTGGCGAAAAACAGTTCCGTCATGGCGTAGATATCATTCTCAATCCGAGTGCCTCCCCTTTCGAGTTCTTCAAGTTTCAAACACGCGAAAGACTCATTATCGAGTCTTCTCGGATGTACAATTGCACCTACATCTACGCCAATTTGTTGGGTAACGAAGCCGGAAGATTGATTTTTGATGGCGACGCCCAAATAGCTTCGAACGGACAATTGTTGGCATCCAGTCCTCGCTTTAGCTACGCCAACCATACCCTGACCACGGCCATAGTTGATTTGGAAACCGCTTTGGTGGACGCCATGAAAATCAAAACAAGAGGCGAAAATATCGACAACTTGATTCGGTACGATTATGCCTTGGACAATGACCATGCTCCGGTAATTCAGGAAGCGGAACTCGAACCCTTTGAAAAAGGCGGATTTCTAAAAGAAGAAGAATTCGCACGGGGCGTTTGCTTGGCCCTTTTCGATTACCTCAGAAAATCGAGGTCACAAGGCTTTACCATTTCGCTTTCGGGCGGAGCCGACTCTAGCTCAATTGCCGCCCTTTGTGGCTTGATGATCCGGCTGGGCGACGAAAGCATTGGGCTCGAAGCCTTTAAAAATAAACTTGCTCACATCGCCAAAATCCAAGAAAAAGAAACAGTCGAAGATATTGGTCGGGAAATTATCTATACCATTTACCAAGGCACCGAAAACAGCTCGGATGAAACCAGAAATTCAGCTCGAGCATTGGCCGAATCTGTGGGAGCCAAATTCTATTCCATCGAAATCAACGAGCTTGTCGCACAATACACCCAACTGATTGAAGAGCAAATAGACCGAAAACTGACTTGGGAAAATGACGACATCGCTCTGCAAAACATACAAGCCCGTGTGCGTGCCCCGTCGGTTTGGCTCTTGACCAACATCACCAATAATTTGCTTCTTTCGACCTCCAATCGCTCGGAAGCGGCTGTGGGCTATGCCACAATGGACGGCGATACCGCAGGAAGTTTGAGCCCCATTGCAGGGATAGACAAGCATTGGCTTCGGAAATGGTTGATATGGCTGGAAAAAACGGGCTGTGAAGTAAAAGGAAAGCACATTCGCATCGAAGGTTTAAAATACGTCAATGCCCTGAATCCGACGGCCGAACTGAGACCCAAAGAGTTTGCCCAAACTGACGAGAAAGACCTGATGCCCTACGAAATCTTGGATGCCATCGAAAAACTGGCCATCAAAGACAAGAAATCTCCTTTAGAAGCATTCCGGTATTTGGAATGCCAGTTCAACTCCGCATTCAGCCGTTCGCAATTGGCCTTTTGGATTAAGCGTTTCTACACACTTTGGAGCAGAAACCAATGGAAAAGAGAACGTTATGCCATTTCTTTCCACCTCGACAACCGAAACCTTGATCCTAGAAGCTGGTGCAGATTCCCGATTCTGAGCGGAGGATTCAAAAAAGAATTGGAAGAACTCGAGGATTATCTGAGCGGATTGCCTTCTAAGAAAAGCGGCGGTATTGGATTCAGGCAAAAGAACTAA
- a CDS encoding endonuclease/exonuclease/phosphatase family protein, with translation MQIVKDFIHKFFFLINFLVALYSLLVFQISYAADINHWFAGFLMLSVPLAFAANLFFMIVYALAKSWRFLLSFFILLAAFPLWKRTLTFHADNSSEFKGKSLQVLSYNVMYCDNARAQIEPKPVEDLVYAMDTISVDIKCFQELYNRNGHPFLNTFEVLSKGYPHYTYMHSEIDKDRVNGAIGLAIFSKYPIVHKEEFSWKTNNNGVLIADIAVNTDTIRVFNIQTKSMGIRVEKVIASENDETMKKETRNILSQLKSGFKDRAVQVKELEELIDQSPYPVILAGDLNELPYGYAYGRVHRKLDNAFEKSGNGFGFTYHKLPSFLRIDNVFFDPQKFQALEFETLQSVPNSDHYPIIARLGILD, from the coding sequence GTGCAAATCGTAAAGGACTTTATACATAAATTTTTCTTTCTGATCAATTTCTTGGTCGCTCTTTACAGTTTGTTGGTGTTCCAAATTTCATATGCGGCGGATATCAACCACTGGTTTGCGGGTTTTTTGATGCTTTCTGTCCCTTTGGCTTTCGCCGCCAACCTGTTTTTCATGATCGTGTATGCCCTGGCGAAATCTTGGCGGTTTTTGCTGTCATTTTTCATTTTGCTCGCAGCTTTCCCGCTTTGGAAACGCACATTGACTTTCCACGCCGACAATTCTTCCGAATTTAAGGGGAAATCTTTGCAGGTGCTCAGCTATAATGTAATGTACTGCGACAATGCAAGAGCACAGATCGAACCCAAGCCTGTGGAAGACTTGGTCTATGCAATGGACACCATTTCGGTAGATATCAAGTGCTTCCAAGAATTGTACAACCGCAATGGACATCCATTTTTGAATACATTTGAGGTTTTGTCGAAAGGTTATCCGCATTATACGTATATGCACTCCGAAATCGATAAAGACCGTGTGAACGGGGCCATAGGTTTGGCCATTTTTTCGAAATATCCTATTGTGCACAAAGAGGAGTTTTCATGGAAAACAAACAACAATGGGGTTTTGATCGCCGATATTGCAGTGAATACGGATACCATTCGTGTGTTCAACATTCAGACGAAATCGATGGGGATTCGTGTCGAGAAGGTGATTGCTTCCGAGAATGACGAAACTATGAAAAAGGAGACTCGGAATATCCTCAGCCAACTGAAGTCGGGTTTTAAAGATCGGGCAGTGCAGGTGAAAGAATTGGAGGAATTGATCGATCAGAGTCCCTATCCGGTAATTTTGGCGGGCGATTTGAATGAGTTGCCCTATGGTTATGCGTATGGGCGTGTGCATCGCAAATTGGATAATGCTTTCGAGAAATCGGGGAATGGATTTGGGTTTACATACCACAAATTGCCCAGCTTTTTACGAATAGACAATGTGTTTTTCGACCCCCAAAAATTTCAGGCTCTGGAATTCGAAACTTTGCAAAGCGTGCCCAATTCAGACCATTATCCCATTATCGCCCGCTTGGGCATTTTGGATTAG
- the rimP gene encoding ribosome maturation factor RimP: MVTSDLIENVLREISPDDRFYLVDFRVSSSKIKKKVTVLVDTDEGIGIDECTQISRALGEALDEQIEDTYTLEVSSPGLDQPLKLPRQFKKNVGRELSLLCADGTELKGELLAIEGESISIQPKKKKKEKTNPETVTLALDEIKQAKVQVSFK, from the coding sequence ATGGTGACTTCAGACTTGATCGAGAATGTGCTGAGGGAAATTTCTCCTGACGACAGGTTCTACCTTGTCGATTTTCGGGTGAGCAGCTCGAAAATCAAAAAAAAGGTAACCGTGTTGGTAGATACAGACGAAGGCATCGGAATAGATGAGTGCACGCAGATAAGCCGTGCTCTTGGAGAGGCACTCGACGAACAGATTGAAGACACCTACACGCTGGAAGTCTCCTCGCCCGGATTGGACCAGCCCTTGAAACTTCCTCGTCAATTCAAGAAAAATGTGGGCCGCGAATTGAGTCTTTTATGTGCAGATGGCACGGAATTGAAAGGGGAGTTGTTAGCAATAGAAGGCGAAAGCATTTCGATTCAACCAAAAAAGAAAAAAAAGGAAAAGACAAATCCTGAGACTGTCACTTTGGCCTTGGATGAAATCAAGCAAGCAAAAGTTCAGGTTTCATTTAAATAA
- the nusA gene encoding transcription termination factor NusA, producing the protein MHSGELVASFAEFAREKNIDRPTMISILEEVLRTMIRKKFEDDHNFDIILNAESGDLEMWRTREIVDDNSEDIWDHDKIPLSEAKKIEPDFEIGEEVAEEVKLEDFGRRVVQTARQTLIQRVKDLEKEMLYNLYKDQVGELVNVEVYQILGREVICLDQDGNELSLPKFEQIPKDRFRKGNSIRAVVHKAELNNGNPRVLLSRTSPVFLERLFELEIPEIMDGLISIKKIVREPGERAKVAVESFDDRIDPVGACVGMKGSRIHSIVRELENENIDVIQWTENMPLLISRALSPAKISSVQIDENGERASVFLKPDQVSLAIGRGGLNIKLASRLIGMELDVFRDIEQDFIEEDVDLMEFSDEIEKWILDELHKIGLDTAKSVLALTKEELVRRTELEEETVSDVLEILKKEFE; encoded by the coding sequence ATGCACAGTGGAGAATTAGTTGCTTCATTTGCGGAGTTTGCCCGCGAAAAGAACATTGATCGTCCGACGATGATCTCGATCTTAGAAGAGGTGTTGAGGACAATGATTCGTAAGAAATTTGAGGATGATCATAATTTCGACATCATCCTGAATGCCGAATCTGGTGATTTGGAAATGTGGCGTACACGTGAGATTGTAGACGATAATTCAGAAGATATCTGGGATCACGACAAGATTCCTTTGAGTGAAGCGAAGAAAATCGAGCCTGATTTCGAAATCGGTGAAGAAGTGGCAGAAGAGGTAAAATTGGAAGATTTCGGACGCCGAGTAGTCCAAACAGCCCGCCAAACCTTAATCCAGAGAGTAAAAGATTTGGAAAAAGAGATGTTGTACAATTTGTACAAAGATCAAGTAGGCGAGCTTGTGAATGTAGAAGTGTACCAGATTTTGGGTCGCGAGGTTATTTGCCTTGACCAAGACGGCAACGAACTTTCTTTGCCGAAATTCGAGCAAATCCCGAAAGACCGTTTCCGTAAAGGAAATAGCATCCGTGCCGTAGTGCACAAAGCCGAGTTGAACAACGGCAATCCGCGTGTTTTGCTGTCCAGAACTTCGCCCGTATTTCTTGAACGTCTTTTTGAGTTGGAAATACCCGAAATTATGGACGGTTTGATTTCGATCAAAAAGATTGTGCGTGAACCCGGCGAGCGTGCCAAGGTGGCTGTGGAATCTTTCGACGATCGCATCGATCCGGTAGGAGCCTGCGTGGGGATGAAAGGAAGCCGAATTCACAGCATTGTGCGTGAATTGGAAAATGAAAATATCGACGTGATCCAATGGACAGAAAACATGCCGCTCTTGATTTCGAGAGCCTTGAGTCCTGCGAAGATCAGTTCGGTACAGATTGACGAGAACGGAGAACGTGCTTCAGTATTCCTAAAACCAGACCAAGTGTCTTTGGCGATTGGTCGTGGTGGTTTGAATATCAAGCTGGCCAGCCGACTAATTGGAATGGAATTGGATGTTTTCCGGGATATAGAGCAAGATTTTATCGAAGAGGATGTAGATTTGATGGAATTTTCGGACGAAATCGAAAAATGGATTTTGGACGAGTTGCATAAGATCGGCCTTGACACGGCAAAATCTGTTCTGGCTCTTACCAAAGAAGAGTTGGTAAGAAGAACCGAGCTCGAAGAAGAGACGGTGAGTGATGTATTAGAAATTTTGAAGAAAGAATTTGAATAG
- the infB gene encoding translation initiation factor IF-2, whose protein sequence is MADNKVMRLSLAARKLNVSVSHVVDVLAGKGHDVDSNPNAKLSSDLLEILQKEFNSNELLGHSSSDTRSEAPKNPKTADSDSEILYFREEPEEKPAPTTEKVKFDNNLEGPKVVGKIDLDKKPTPAPAPTKEEKPEPQEIKEEKPIEEPVAEKPVIKEEAPQPPVQEEKPQVVEQTPVVPVEEKKAEEPKAEVKPKEEEKPNPPKEIVEPVAEVKKPEPQKVDPPKAEAKKEKPEDKKEVKPTPIEKKVEAPAAKEQPKAPEAEKSQLIKAKGDKLAGLTVLGKIELPVDKKAEAKDDKKKRKRKRVSRLEKLTQITDQQYYKKKEQTSGGPGNTAGNNNGPNNRNTDNKKGGGAGANRNKKGGHQKEELTQEDIKDSIKQTMAKMKARGNDFGAKHRREKRRSRAEQAERDQELENQQSTILKVTEFISAAELASLMDVSINEIISTAMQLGMFVSINQRLDAESIQLIALEYNFDVEFISAEEEIQGDNLEVEDKEEDLKPRAPIVTIMGHVDHGKTSLLDHIRASKVASGEAGGITQHIGAYSVQMTEGENAGKSITFLDTPGHEAFTAMRARGAKITDVVIIVIAADDSVMPQTREAINHAQNAGVPIVFALNKIDKPGANPDKIREDLSKENILVESWGGKFQEQEVSAKSGIGIDELLDKVLLEAELLELKANPDRDADGTVIEASLDKGRGYVSTMLVQAGTLKVGDIVLAGQYFGRVRAMVDALGERIAEAGPSTPVQILGLPGAPQAGDKFNVMESDREAREIANKREQIIREQSIRAKRHITLDEIGRRKAIGSFKELSVIVKGDVDGSVEALSDSLLKLSTDEVQVKIIHKGVGQISESDVLLASAADAIIIGFQVRPSANARKIAENEEIEIRLYSIIYDAINEIKDAMEGMLAPTEEEFVTGNIEVREIFKISKIGTIAGSYVLDGYVKRSNKVRIIREGIVLHEGQIAQLKRFKDDVSEVKAGYECGINIEKFNDLQIGDIIESYEMREVKRTLK, encoded by the coding sequence ATGGCAGACAATAAAGTGATGCGGTTGAGCCTGGCGGCAAGAAAGTTAAACGTGAGTGTTTCGCACGTTGTGGATGTTCTTGCTGGAAAAGGACATGACGTTGACAGCAATCCAAACGCCAAGTTAAGCTCAGATTTGTTGGAGATTCTGCAGAAAGAGTTCAATTCAAACGAACTTTTGGGACACTCTTCGAGTGATACCCGCAGCGAAGCTCCAAAGAATCCTAAAACGGCTGACTCCGACTCAGAAATTCTTTATTTTAGAGAAGAGCCCGAGGAAAAACCAGCTCCAACAACTGAGAAAGTAAAATTCGACAACAATTTGGAAGGGCCTAAAGTAGTAGGCAAGATAGACTTGGACAAAAAACCAACGCCTGCCCCTGCTCCCACCAAAGAAGAAAAGCCTGAACCGCAGGAAATTAAAGAAGAAAAGCCAATTGAAGAGCCGGTAGCAGAAAAGCCGGTTATTAAAGAGGAGGCTCCGCAGCCACCCGTGCAAGAAGAAAAACCACAAGTAGTAGAACAAACTCCAGTGGTTCCCGTAGAAGAGAAAAAAGCGGAAGAGCCTAAAGCAGAAGTAAAACCCAAAGAGGAAGAGAAACCCAATCCCCCAAAAGAGATTGTAGAGCCTGTGGCCGAAGTGAAAAAGCCAGAGCCTCAGAAGGTGGATCCCCCTAAGGCAGAAGCAAAAAAAGAGAAGCCAGAAGACAAAAAAGAAGTGAAGCCTACGCCAATCGAGAAAAAAGTAGAGGCTCCAGCCGCAAAAGAGCAACCCAAGGCCCCAGAAGCTGAGAAAAGTCAGCTTATCAAAGCCAAAGGTGATAAATTGGCTGGGCTGACCGTCTTGGGAAAAATTGAACTCCCAGTAGACAAAAAGGCTGAAGCCAAAGACGACAAAAAGAAACGCAAACGCAAACGCGTGAGTCGTCTTGAAAAGCTCACTCAGATTACTGACCAACAGTATTACAAGAAAAAGGAACAAACCTCGGGTGGTCCTGGAAATACCGCCGGAAACAACAATGGCCCGAACAATAGAAACACCGACAATAAGAAAGGCGGTGGTGCTGGAGCCAATAGAAACAAAAAAGGTGGACACCAGAAAGAAGAGCTGACCCAAGAGGACATCAAGGATAGCATCAAGCAAACCATGGCCAAAATGAAGGCCAGAGGAAATGACTTTGGTGCCAAACACCGTCGTGAAAAACGAAGAAGCCGTGCCGAGCAGGCGGAAAGAGATCAGGAGCTCGAAAACCAACAGAGCACAATTCTGAAAGTGACCGAATTCATTTCGGCGGCCGAATTGGCGTCTCTGATGGATGTATCGATCAACGAGATCATTTCTACAGCCATGCAATTGGGCATGTTTGTCTCCATCAACCAACGATTGGATGCTGAATCCATTCAGCTAATTGCTCTCGAATACAATTTCGACGTAGAGTTTATCTCTGCGGAAGAAGAGATTCAAGGAGACAATTTGGAAGTGGAAGACAAGGAAGAAGACTTGAAACCGCGTGCTCCGATTGTAACCATCATGGGTCACGTCGATCACGGTAAAACCTCATTGCTCGATCACATTCGTGCTTCTAAAGTAGCCAGTGGCGAAGCGGGTGGAATTACCCAGCACATTGGAGCATACAGTGTGCAGATGACCGAAGGCGAGAATGCAGGAAAATCCATCACATTCCTCGATACACCGGGTCACGAAGCCTTTACGGCCATGCGTGCTCGTGGTGCAAAAATTACCGATGTGGTAATCATTGTGATTGCAGCAGACGACTCTGTGATGCCGCAAACACGCGAGGCGATAAACCACGCTCAGAATGCGGGTGTGCCCATCGTATTTGCCCTGAACAAAATCGACAAGCCTGGAGCGAATCCCGATAAAATTCGTGAAGACTTGAGTAAAGAAAATATTCTTGTAGAATCTTGGGGCGGTAAATTCCAAGAGCAAGAAGTTTCGGCGAAAAGCGGTATCGGTATCGACGAGCTACTCGACAAAGTACTTCTTGAAGCCGAATTGCTCGAATTGAAAGCCAATCCAGACCGCGATGCAGACGGTACAGTAATCGAAGCTTCTTTGGATAAAGGTCGTGGATATGTATCGACTATGCTTGTACAAGCGGGCACCTTAAAAGTGGGAGACATCGTACTCGCCGGACAATATTTTGGACGTGTGAGAGCCATGGTCGACGCCTTAGGTGAACGCATTGCAGAAGCTGGCCCATCCACACCCGTACAAATTTTGGGTTTACCGGGAGCTCCGCAAGCTGGGGATAAATTCAACGTGATGGAATCGGATAGAGAAGCCCGCGAAATTGCCAACAAGCGTGAGCAAATCATTCGTGAACAAAGTATTCGAGCCAAACGACACATTACGCTGGACGAAATCGGAAGAAGAAAAGCCATTGGTTCGTTCAAAGAGCTTAGCGTTATCGTGAAAGGTGATGTGGACGGTTCTGTGGAAGCCTTGTCTGATTCATTGTTGAAACTTTCGACCGACGAAGTACAAGTGAAAATCATTCACAAAGGCGTGGGTCAGATTTCCGAATCGGATGTACTCTTGGCCAGTGCAGCAGATGCCATTATCATTGGTTTCCAAGTGAGGCCATCGGCCAATGCACGCAAAATTGCTGAAAACGAGGAAATCGAAATCAGATTGTACTCCATCATCTACGATGCCATCAACGAGATCAAAGACGCGATGGAAGGTATGCTTGCTCCTACCGAAGAGGAATTCGTTACCGGAAATATCGAGGTGCGTGAAATATTCAAGATTTCGAAAATTGGTACCATTGCAGGTAGCTACGTACTCGATGGCTATGTGAAACGCTCGAACAAAGTGCGTATCATTCGCGAAGGTATTGTATTGCACGAAGGACAAATCGCTCAGTTGAAACGATTTAAGGACGATGTATCGGAAGTGAAAGCGGGTTATGAATGCGGTATTAATATCGAGAAATTCAACGATCTACAAATTGGCGACATCATCGAATCATACGAAATGAGAGAGGTGAAACGTACATTGAAATAA
- a CDS encoding O-methyltransferase, whose product MSIINPDIEAYCEALSDVEPEHLRHINRETHAHVLQPRMLSGHLQGRFLSLLSHLVQPKFVLEIGTYTGYSAICLSEGLQQGGKVLTLDVNEELESTVRKNLALANCEDKVEFICTNAQDYIPKIDEPIDLVFIDADKLNYGLYYDLIIDKVRTGGLIITDNVLWSGKIIDTKAQDKTTKYLRDFNQRLQEDTRTEKVLLPLRDGLFVSRKI is encoded by the coding sequence ATGTCTATAATTAATCCAGATATCGAAGCTTATTGCGAAGCTTTGAGCGATGTTGAGCCCGAACATCTTCGTCATATTAATCGGGAAACACATGCTCATGTTTTGCAACCAAGAATGCTCTCAGGGCATTTGCAAGGTCGTTTTTTATCCCTCCTCTCCCATTTGGTACAGCCAAAATTTGTTTTGGAAATTGGCACTTACACAGGCTATTCTGCCATTTGCTTATCCGAAGGCCTCCAGCAAGGTGGTAAAGTACTTACGCTTGATGTGAACGAGGAATTGGAAAGTACGGTCCGAAAAAATTTGGCCCTGGCCAATTGCGAAGACAAAGTGGAGTTTATTTGCACCAATGCCCAAGACTATATCCCAAAAATAGACGAACCCATAGATCTGGTTTTTATCGATGCCGACAAGCTAAACTACGGTTTGTATTACGATCTGATCATCGATAAAGTCCGCACCGGTGGGCTCATCATTACCGACAATGTCTTATGGAGCGGAAAAATTATCGATACCAAAGCCCAAGACAAAACCACGAAATATTTGCGGGATTTCAATCAAAGATTGCAAGAAGATACGCGAACAGAAAAAGTGCTTTTACCGCTACGCGATGGCCTTTTTGTGTCGCGAAAAATATAA